A region from the Lycium barbarum isolate Lr01 chromosome 8, ASM1917538v2, whole genome shotgun sequence genome encodes:
- the LOC132607360 gene encoding patatin-like protein 6 — protein sequence MATATISTISMMDSNMEVDKLTYEIFSILEKNFLFGYENDPKKLSHACKDNLNFSKKNVTTGKVRILSIDACGSTNGILAAKSLAHLETTLCLKTGNKNTHIADYFDVVAGAGAGGILAGLLFTRGKNGVPLFTANEALKFIVENGRKISRISTNGIFRRVSRSPEKVFDQVFGELTLKETVKTVLIPCYDLTTGSAFLFSRADALEMDGCDFKLVDVCGATVADRTVEVKSLDGKRKIRAVGGGVVMNNPTAAAITHVLNNKQEFPFVNGVEDLLVVSLGNGESDSGDGNVTSSPVKFVKIAGDGAADMVDQAVSMAFGEFRNSNYVRVQGNEIVGKKQHMIKDEKMRKSVAIAEEMLRQRNVESTLFQGKKLVEQTNLDKLEIFAGELIKEQETRKTSILPPVVLKQSPSAPRTSSATTVSTISSC from the exons GAAATCTTCTCCATTCTCGAAAAAAACTTCCTCTTTGGCTAcgaaaatgacccaaaaaaactTTCTCATGCATGCAAAGACAACCTTAATTTCTCCAAAAAAAATGTCACCACCGGAAAAGTAAGAATTCTCTCAATTGATGCATGTGGTTCCACTAATGGCATTCTTGCAGCAAAATCTTTAGCCCATTTAGAAACAACCCTTTGTTTAAAAACAGGAAATAAAAACACCCACATTGCTGATTACTTTGATGTTGTCGCCGGCGCCGGTGCCGGCGGTATACTAGCCGGACTTTTATTTACACGTGGCAAAAATGGGGTCCCACTGTTTACAGCAAATGAAGCTTTAAAATTTATTGTTGAGAATGGCCGGAAAATTTCAAGAATTTCAACAAATGGCATTTTCCGGCGAGTTTCCCGGTCACCGGAGAAGGTGTTTGACCAAGTGTTCGGTGAGTTAACTTTAAAAGAAACTGTAAAAACGGTTTTAATCCCATGTTATGATTTAACAACAGGATCAGCTTTTTTATTTTCACGTGCTGATGCATTGGAAATGGACGGTTGTGATTTTAAGTTGGTTGATGTATGTGGTGCCACGGTGGCTGATCGTACGGTGGAGGTTAAGTCACTTGATGGGAAAAGAAAGATCAGAGCCGTTGGTGGTGGTGTTGTGATGAATAATCCAACGGCTGCGGCTATAACTCATGTGCTTAATAATAAACAAGAATTTCCATTTGTTAATGGAGTTGAAGATTTGTTGGTTGTTTCTTTGGGAAATGGAGAATCAGATTCCGGTGACGGAAATGTGACGTCATCACCGGTGAAGTTTGTTAAGATTGCCGGAGATGGAGCTGCCGACATG GTAGATCAAGCTGTATCAATGGCATTTGGAGAATTTAGGAACAGTAACTATGTTCGGGTACAAGGAAATGAAATTGTTGGGAAAAAACAACACATGATAAAAGATGAAAAAATGCGAAAATCAGTGGCCATTGCTGAGGAAATGCTTAGGCAGAGGAATGTGGAATCTACATTGTTTCAAGGGAAAAAGTTGGTGGAACAAACCAATTTGGATAAATTGGAAATATTTGCAGGTGAATTAATCAAAGAACAAGAAACGAGGAAAACTAGCATATTACCCCCGGTTGTTTTGAAACAATCGCCATCAGCTCCTAGGACATCATCTGCAACGACTGTATCGACTATTTCGTCGTGTTAG